A single Paenibacillus sp. FSL R5-0517 DNA region contains:
- a CDS encoding SDR family oxidoreductase, translating into MKILVLGATGRVGSHFVASALRSNHHVTALVRSPEKVHISDDHFVLLQGNALAKEDIHHAIQGADLVVSALGTDGTTTLSQSTKLIVEAMAQEHIRRIITIGTAGILESRTDPGLFRFQSSESKRKSTRAAEEHLEMYNILKASELEWTIVCPTYLYDGDSPGKYRVERNYLPDGGTSISVIDTAEFAYQQLISDEYVQSRVGIAY; encoded by the coding sequence ATGAAAATTTTAGTGTTAGGAGCTACCGGACGGGTTGGAAGTCATTTTGTCGCTAGTGCCCTACGTTCCAATCATCATGTAACTGCACTGGTAAGAAGCCCGGAAAAGGTACATATCAGCGATGACCATTTCGTCCTGCTTCAAGGAAACGCTCTAGCCAAAGAGGATATTCATCACGCCATTCAGGGTGCTGATCTCGTTGTTAGTGCCTTAGGTACAGATGGAACGACTACATTATCACAATCCACGAAATTAATTGTTGAGGCTATGGCTCAGGAGCATATCAGAAGAATCATTACCATTGGTACAGCAGGAATATTGGAAAGTCGAACGGATCCTGGCTTGTTTCGTTTTCAATCCTCCGAATCCAAACGTAAGTCAACGCGCGCAGCTGAAGAGCATCTGGAGATGTACAACATTCTCAAGGCCTCAGAGTTGGAATGGACGATTGTGTGCCCCACCTATTTATATGATGGAGACTCGCCCGGTAAGTATCGAGTTGAGCGCAACTACTTGCCAGACGGTGGAACTTCAATATCTGTAATCGATACGGCAGAGTTTGCTTATCAGCAATTAATATCTGATGAGTATGTACAGTCTCGTGTAGGAATAGCCTACTAG